The Nitrospirota bacterium DNA segment GAGCAACGGCACCTTCCGATTGATCTTGTCGAAGTCGTCGATGCTCAACTTGATACCGGCTTCGCGTGCGATGGCGAGTAGATGCAATACGGCATTCGTCGATCCGCCGGTGGTCGCGACCGCGGCAATGGCATTCTCCAGCGATTTCCGCGTGATGATCTGCTTGGGGCGCAGGTCTCGTTTGAGCAGATCCATGACCATCACGCCGCATTCGAAGGCCACGTCGTCTTTCTTTTGATCCATGGCCGGCACGCCATTCCGTCCCATCATCGAGATGCCGAGGAACTCGAAGGCGATCGCCATGGTATTGGCCGTGAACTGGCCTCCACAGGCGCCAGGGCCAGGGCAGGCATGGTCTTCGAGATCTTTGAGCTCGGCATCGCTCATCGTGCCGGCTGCATGTTTCCCGACCGCTTCGAATACGTCTTGAATGGTCACGTCATGACCTTGGAACTGGCCCGGCATGATCGAGCCGCCGTAGAGCATCACCGAGGGCAGGTTTAGGCGAGCGAGCGCCATCACGGTGCCTGGGATGGTCTTGTCGCAGCCGGAGAGTGCCACCACGCCGTCAAAGAGGTGTCCGCGAGCCACGAGTTCGATCGAGTCGGCAATCACTTCCCGGCTGATCAGCGAAGCCTTCATCCCTTCGGTGCCCATCGAAATGCCGTCCGACACGGCGATCGTGTTGTATTCGACGGGGGTGCCGCCTGCGGCTCTGATGCCGGCCTTCACCCGCTCCGACAATCGGCGCAGGTGGAAGTTGCAGGGCATAACCTCGATCCAGGTATTGGCGACGCCGATGATCGGACGAGACAGGTCCTCATCGGTAAATCCCACGGCTTTCATCATGGCGCGGGCCGGTGCCCGATCGGGCCCGGCTAGCAAATTGCGGCTTATCAGTTTCAACTCTTTCGGCATGGCGTAACTACTTTCCTTTCTTGCCTTCTTTTTTCTTCTCGTCCTTCTTCGCTTCCGTATCGATCACGGTGCCGGTGGCGGCGTCGATGTGGACTTCCGTGACATTTCCATCCGCGCCAAGGACCTCAACTTCCCAGATGGTCTTATCATGTTTCTTTTCGAGTTCTGCTTCGACGACCGTTCCCGGCACTTTCTCAGAGGCGGTCTTGATCGCCTGCTCGATGGTCACTTTCGCATCCTTGACGAGGTCCGTGACCTTGGCGTCCTTGCCGTCAGCCCAAGCTGTGGATCCCACCGCGAACAATATCCCCACGACGCCCGCTGAGATAATTCCCAATGTTCTCATGCTGCACCTCCTTGGTGGATCACCCGGTTGCCTGCTCGTCGGCTGTTGAAACAGTCCGCCGGCTTCGTTCTCGCATCGCTCAGAGGCTCAACGTACCGAAGCGTACGCCTCGCCCCTTCGTTCGCTGCGGCCTTGCCGGACGGCCTTTTTGAACAGCCTGCACATGCGTGCCCTTCCTGCTCTGAACTACTGTACTTTCATGCTCGCTGGAGGTGCCGGATGAGCTGCATCGCCGCTCTTGTGCGGGTTGCTTTTCATGGCGCCGCCATGGGGGCTGCCGTAACCCTTGCTGTCCCCCTTATGCTGCTGCATCACCTTGTCATGCTCGGCCTTCTCCTTGGTGCGCTGCTCCGGAGTCAAGAGGGCGAGCACATCCCGTTTGGCCTTGATGGCGGTCATGCGCAAGCCGGCCTGCAGATCACCGCTCTGCTTCAACTTGGCTTCGATCGCTCCCAAATCGGACTTTTCATCCTCGGTCAAGGCCTTTAACTCGCGCTCCGCCACCTGAATATCGGCCTCGCTCTTAATGCGAGTCTTGTCCAGGTTGAGTTGCATGTCCTTGAGTTTTGCCACTTGCTCCGCCGTCAACCCGATTTCCTTTTCGTGCTTGAGCAGATGCCGGATCAGATGGCCGGTGCTGTTGTGCATCATGCCCGCGCCATGTCCCCCCATCGAACCATGTCCGCCTTCGGCATGGCCTTCCTTACCGTAGCCTGGCTCGTTAGCCCAGACCCCGTTCACCCCAACGGTGAGGGCGAAAATGGATGCGAGACCGAATGTTGCGATCGTCCCTGTGCTCCGCGTCATGAAGACCTCCTTAGGTTGAACCGATATGAAAACATGAAAAATGTCTTTTGCCTATTGCCCCAGTAACCCCTGCTCGCTTTTGAGTCCATTGAAGAGGAACTGTACCGCCAGGGCCGCCAGCACCAGCCCCATCAAGCGCGTGATAATTTTCTCAACGATCGGACTCATCCACTTCGCACTGGAGGCTCCGATGGCCAAGGTGATGTAGCTTGCCAGACCGACCAAGACAACGCAAGCCAACAACATGCCCCGTTGAGCCCAGGAGACCGCCTGCGCTTCCAGTAGAATCACGGTCGATATTGCAGCAGGGCCGGCCAACATCGGGACGGCCAGCGGCGTAATGGCAATGTCGTCTTTCGTCGTGCCTTCAGCCGTTTCGGCCGCCGTTTCCTGGACCGGAGACCGCTGTGCACGCAACATATCGAGGGCGACCAATAAGAGTACGAGTGCCCCGGCCACTTGGATGGCTGGGAGCGTGATTCCCAAGAGGGTAAAGAGCTGCTGGCCGATGAGCGCAAATCCCATCAAGATGCCGACGGCCACGAGGCAGGCGGTGCGAGCCATCTGAAGCCGGTGGCCGACCGAATCGCGTGCCGTCATGGCCAAAAATGCCGGGACCGTGGCGATGGGATCGACGATGACAAAGAGAGAGCTGAACGACAAGACTGCGTATTCCGTGAGCGTCATGGGTGCGATCGGCGGCGGGCCTGCGCGAGCAGTTCGGCTCGCGGATCCTGATGCTCGATGGCTCCAAGTTGGCCGTAGAGTGCGCGTTCCTCGTCGGTCATGGAGGGGGGCATCACGATTTGAATGGTCAGGAAGAGATCGCCATGTCCGCCGGCTGCGGCAGGGAGGCCCTTGCCCTTGAGCCTGAGTTTGCTGTCAGCCCGACTGCCAGGCGGAACTTTCATTCGAACTGGTTCCATCAAGGTCGGGGCCATCACTTCAGCGCCCAAGGCCGCTTCCCAGGGGAAGACAGGGAGGGAGACATGAATGTCGCTCCCCTGCCGGCGAAAGACGTTATCCGGAGCGATCGTCACGCGCAGGTACAAATCGCCCGATTTGCCGCCGTTGGCGCCGGCCTGTCCTTTGCCGGCCACGCGAACCCTTGTGCCATCCTGGACCCCGGCGGGGATGCGCACTTCGATGGTATTCGGTTGCAGCGTCGCGCCGTGCCCTTGGCAGGTCGGGCAGGTTCGCCCACGAAGGGCGCCGCTTCCGCGACAGGTGGTACAGGGCACGGGCTCTTGCAGGGTCATACGCTTCGTCACGCCGGTGAACACCTCGGCCAGCGTGAGCTGCACTTCCGTCTCAAGGTCTTCGCCCTGCATGGCAAAACCGCGACCAGTGCCGCCTCGCCCTCGCCCCTTGAACAGATTTTCGAAGATGTCGGAAAAACCTTCTCCGCCGGGCGCCTGGTTCTGGCCGAACCCCTGGGCTCCGGCCTGGCGGCGTGCCTGCTCATAGGCCTCGGCTTGCTCCCAGTTAGCGCCATGCTGATCGTATTTTTTGCGTTTATCCGGATCGCCCAGGACTTCATGCGCCGCGTTCAGTTCTTTGAACTTCTTCTCCATCTCGGACTTCTTTGAACCGCTGTGGAGATCGGGATGGACCTGACGGGCGAGACGGCGATAGGCTTTTTTAATGTCATCTGCTGAGGCAGATTTAGGGAGTCCGAGCACCTGGTAGTAGTCGCGTTCTGTGGTTGCCATAGTTGTCGATCGAGCGTGATGGGTGACGGGTGATGAGTGATAGGCAAGCGAAATGACCGTCTAATGAAGGAAGTCGCTATGCAGGAATGACCAACGCACCAGTCACTGATCACTCATCACTGTTTCTACAGCAGCTTACGGGGTCGATCAGGGCTTTTCAAGTACTGATGAAGGGTGCGGAGAGGTGTGTTTGTCACTGTGGGACGACGGTCTTTGCCCGCGCCATCATCTTGCAGTAGGAGCAGACTTCGGCTGTGGTGGGCTGGCTGCACGAGGTGCAGGGGTGGAGGACGGCCCGGTCCTTTTCCGTCATGGTTGTCGCCGTGGGCTGCTTCTTTTTTTGCTTCTCAAGAAATCCCCAATAGAACGTCTGTTTGGTGCCTGGCGACTCGGTTTCCAAACGGTTCAAGACCTCCTTGTACTGGAGCGTCTTGGAGCCTTTGGCCATGGGGCATTCTTCGACGATGTAGTCGATCCGGTTCAAGACCGCATAGGCGGCCAGTTCCCGTTCAGAGAGCCGGTAGAGGGGTTTCACCTTTTTGGCAAAGCCTGCCACCGAGGCCGGTAACGAGGGACCCTGCTTATCGAGGTATTCTTCCTGCCAATGCAGCACGTTGCCCAGCAGTCTGGCCGCTTCGTCGTCGAGATTATGGCCCGTAGCCATGACATCGTATTCCTGCTCGATCGCCACGCGATTGAACTGGTACCGTTTGATCGTCCCACAGGTCGAACAGGTGGGGCGATGGATGAGCATGGCCAGTTCCTTGATCCCTGCGCCGGCTTCCTGTTCGACGGTGTGGAGATGCAGCTTGGCTCCATGGGAGGCGGCAACCGCCTCGGCGAATTTTGTCACCTTCGCATGCGACTGCTCAGAATAGGCCCCGATGCCGAGATTCACATAGAGCGCATCGGCCCGATAGCCCAGCTTGAGGAGAATGTCCCAGAGCGCCAGGCTGTCCTTCCCGCCTGACACGGCGACGAGAATCCGTTCCTCTTTGCCGAACATCCATTCCGACTTGATCGCCCGCGCCACCTGATCGTGCACGAAGCCATTGAAGCAGCCTTT contains these protein-coding regions:
- a CDS encoding MarC family protein, which gives rise to MTLTEYAVLSFSSLFVIVDPIATVPAFLAMTARDSVGHRLQMARTACLVAVGILMGFALIGQQLFTLLGITLPAIQVAGALVLLLVALDMLRAQRSPVQETAAETAEGTTKDDIAITPLAVPMLAGPAAISTVILLEAQAVSWAQRGMLLACVVLVGLASYITLAIGASSAKWMSPIVEKIITRLMGLVLAALAVQFLFNGLKSEQGLLGQ
- a CDS encoding DnaJ C-terminal domain-containing protein, giving the protein MATTERDYYQVLGLPKSASADDIKKAYRRLARQVHPDLHSGSKKSEMEKKFKELNAAHEVLGDPDKRKKYDQHGANWEQAEAYEQARRQAGAQGFGQNQAPGGEGFSDIFENLFKGRGRGGTGRGFAMQGEDLETEVQLTLAEVFTGVTKRMTLQEPVPCTTCRGSGALRGRTCPTCQGHGATLQPNTIEVRIPAGVQDGTRVRVAGKGQAGANGGKSGDLYLRVTIAPDNVFRRQGSDIHVSLPVFPWEAALGAEVMAPTLMEPVRMKVPPGSRADSKLRLKGKGLPAAAGGHGDLFLTIQIVMPPSMTDEERALYGQLGAIEHQDPRAELLAQARRRSHP
- the ilvD gene encoding dihydroxy-acid dehydratase, with translation MPKELKLISRNLLAGPDRAPARAMMKAVGFTDEDLSRPIIGVANTWIEVMPCNFHLRRLSERVKAGIRAAGGTPVEYNTIAVSDGISMGTEGMKASLISREVIADSIELVARGHLFDGVVALSGCDKTIPGTVMALARLNLPSVMLYGGSIMPGQFQGHDVTIQDVFEAVGKHAAGTMSDAELKDLEDHACPGPGACGGQFTANTMAIAFEFLGISMMGRNGVPAMDQKKDDVAFECGVMVMDLLKRDLRPKQIITRKSLENAIAAVATTGGSTNAVLHLLAIAREAGIKLSIDDFDKINRKVPLLADLKPGGRFTASDLYAAGGTTLVAKRLLDAGILHANQPTVTGRTIGEEAKDAKETPGQQVLRPLSNPIKKTGGLVILKGNLAPDGCVLKVAGHSIMTFRGPAKVYNREEDAFAAVQSRKIKAGDVVVIRYEGPSGGPGMREMLGVTAAIVGAGLGDSVALLTDGRFSGATHGLMAGHVAPEAIKGGPIGAVKNGDMIAFDIAKRTLTLEVSQKEIKARLKKVKQPAPRYTSGVMGKYARHVSSASEGAITT
- a CDS encoding PepSY domain-containing protein — its product is MRTLGIISAGVVGILFAVGSTAWADGKDAKVTDLVKDAKVTIEQAIKTASEKVPGTVVEAELEKKHDKTIWEVEVLGADGNVTEVHIDAATGTVIDTEAKKDEKKKEGKKGK
- a CDS encoding ATP-binding protein encodes the protein MNCTKCKTKAVIGLPRHNAAFCKGCFNGFVHDQVARAIKSEWMFGKEERILVAVSGGKDSLALWDILLKLGYRADALYVNLGIGAYSEQSHAKVTKFAEAVAASHGAKLHLHTVEQEAGAGIKELAMLIHRPTCSTCGTIKRYQFNRVAIEQEYDVMATGHNLDDEAARLLGNVLHWQEEYLDKQGPSLPASVAGFAKKVKPLYRLSERELAAYAVLNRIDYIVEECPMAKGSKTLQYKEVLNRLETESPGTKQTFYWGFLEKQKKKQPTATTMTEKDRAVLHPCTSCSQPTTAEVCSYCKMMARAKTVVPQ
- a CDS encoding periplasmic heavy metal sensor; its protein translation is MTRSTGTIATFGLASIFALTVGVNGVWANEPGYGKEGHAEGGHGSMGGHGAGMMHNSTGHLIRHLLKHEKEIGLTAEQVAKLKDMQLNLDKTRIKSEADIQVAERELKALTEDEKSDLGAIEAKLKQSGDLQAGLRMTAIKAKRDVLALLTPEQRTKEKAEHDKVMQQHKGDSKGYGSPHGGAMKSNPHKSGDAAHPAPPASMKVQ